A part of Fusarium oxysporum Fo47 chromosome III, complete sequence genomic DNA contains:
- a CDS encoding glycosyl hydrolases family 38 N-terminal domain-containing protein, producing MGGGSENKGDDSSYPLFAERPVGVPKTSILKGRIEPFYKSGQYYKVNLQANMYNGRYSGKPHVQLSVWDAPDLSRPTFEEATSHEFKETHTGTSFGPSWSTHWFRVVLRIPDETKDEELIELHWDANNEGTIWTEDGVPIQGLTGSGERIEWIIPDSFRDGEEHTIYIEMACNGMFGNAPNGTTTIAPPDPNRRFNLSKADIVAINVPARKLHLDMWEIGDAARELPENSAEQNHALSVAMKIINTFEVNNQESILKCREIAREILGPDVDSHKVYEGGKEPVVFGIGHCHIDSCWLWPWAETKRKVVRSWMNQCDLMDRYPESNFACSQAQQYKWLKTYYPAAYKRVKQKVKEGQFHPIGGSWVEHDTNLPSGESLVRQFFYGQRFFEAEFGSRCRTFWLPDTFGYSSQLPQLCRLAGMDRFLTQKLSWNNINNFPHTTFMWVSPDGSQVICHMPPSETYTANADFGDLKRSIANHKTMRVDSSSLLVFGKGDGGGGPTWQHFEKLRRCAGISNTIGGIPKIKMGLTVDGYFDRLNHKASEFPTWYGELYFELHRGTYTTQANNKYYNRKAEVMLRDIEQLATFASIKNKSYKYPTKDLDDMWEAVLLCQFHDCLPGSSIEMCYDDSDKVYAEVFETGKRLLKDLYESLNVSGEFSTCLNESVAINTLPWHRKELVELSEAEVGVACGDGQLLNLRTFKTQEEKPAVTVMEQSTDVYVLQNEQLRVVVESGVITSLYDVVNDREVIEKGGEANKFVIFDDIPLYWQAWDVEVYHLDARRKVEYGKTKIFEQKPHRVTLVTDVKISENSYIKSYTTLSAALKGQPSRVDVRADVNWHEDSKFLKVEFPVNVVNTEASYETAFSITKRPTHYNTSWDMAKFEVCCHKFADLSENNYGVSILNDSKYGFATAGKTMRLSLLRAPKAPDANADMGRHSIRWAILPHKGSLSSTTVKAAYAFNNPLKPVTASKAVLESVSSAPIKLVNIDESDSLVLDTIKRGQDDEDVSRDDGLRINKGKSIILRVYESLGGRSRGVIETSFDVKRVTKTNILEDELEEIQKEDGKIPITLRPFEVATFKLEL from the exons ATGGGTGGTGGCAGCGAAAACAAGGGAGATGACTCCTCGTACCCTCTCTTCGCCGAACGGCCTGTCGGCGTTCCAAAAACAAGCATTCTGAAAGGCCGCATTGAACCGTTCTACAAGTCAGGACAGTACTATAAGGTGAACCTGCAAGC GAACATGTACAACGGCAGGTACTCGGGCAAACCTCATGTTCAACTGTCAGTGTGGGATGCACCAGATCTCTCCAGGCCAACTTTTGAAGAGGCTACAAGCCACGAGTTCAAGGAGACCCATACCGGTACCTCTTTTGGGCCATCTTGGTCCACTCATTGGTTCAGGGTCGTCCTGCGTATACCGGATGAAACAAAGGACGAAGAGCTCATTGAGCTTCACTGGGATGCCAACAACGAGGGCACCATTTGGACCGAAGATGGTGTTCCCATCCAAGGCCTCACTGGCAGCGGAGAGCGCATCGAGTGGATCATTCCCGACTCATTCCGTGACGGAGAGGAGCACACTATTTATATCGAAATGGCCTGCAACGGCATGTTTGGAAACGCTCCTAACGGCACGACAACTATTGCACCGCCGGATCCCAACAGGCGTTTCAACCTCAGCAAGGCCGACATAGTCGCCATCAATGTGCCAGCTCGCAAACTCCACTTAGATATGTGGGAGATTGGTGATGCTGCTCGAGAACTGCCCGAGAACTCGGCTGAACAGAATCATGCTTTATCTGTTGCCATGAAGATCATCAACACTTTTGAGGTCAACAATCAGGAATCGATCCTTAAATGCCGAGAGATTGCTCGTGAAATTCTTGGCCCTGATGTAGACTCTCACAAGGTGTACGAAGGAGGAAAGGAACCTGTTGTCTTCGGAATCGGTCATTGTCACATCGACAGCTGTTGGCTATGGCCTTGGGCTGAAACAAAGCGCAAGGTTGTTCGATCTTGGATGAACCAATGCGACCTCATGGATCGCTACCCAGAATCCAACTTTGCCTGCTCCCAAGCCCAGCAATACAAATGGCTGAAGACGTACTACCCTGCTGCGTACAAACGTGTCAAGCAGAAGGTAAAGGAGGGTCAATTCCATCCTATTGGTGGCAGCTGGGTCGAGCACGACACGAATTTGCCCAGCGGCGAATCGCTTGTCCGGCAGTTCTTTTACGGCCAGAGGTTCTTTGAGGCTGAGTTTGGTTCTCGATGCCGAACTTTTTGGCTGCCAGACACATTCGGATACTCAAGCCAGCTTCCACAGCTTTGCCGATTAGCTGGTATGGATCGTTTTCTGACCCAGAAACTGAGCTGGAAtaacatcaacaacttcccTCACACTACCTTCATGTGGGTAAGCCCTGATGGAAGTCAGGTCATCTGCCACATGCCTCCCTCCGAGACATATACAGCAAACGCTGATTTCGGTGATCTCAAGAGGAGCATTGCAAACCACAAAACAATGCGTGTTGACAGTTCGTCTCTACTTGTATTTGGAAAGGGTGATGGTGGCGGTGGCCCAACTTGGCAACACTTCGAAAAGCTCCGACGATGTGCCGGAATCAGCAACACTATCGGCGGTATCCCAAAGATCAAGATGGGGCTGACAGTTGATGGCTACTTCGACCGTCTCAACCACAAGGCCAGCGAATTCCCTACATGGTATGGGGAACTGTATTTTGAACTACACAGAGGAACGTATACCACACAAGCCAACAACAAGTATTACAATCGAAAAGCTGAGGTGATGCTGCGAGATATTGAACAATTGGCAACGTTCGCATCAATCAAGAATAAGTCGTACAAGTACCCGACCAAGGATTTGGACGACATGTGGGAGGCTGTTCTCCTGTGCCAGTTCCACGACTGTTTGCCAGGAAGTAGCATTGAAATGTGCTACGATGACTCGGATAAG GTCTATGCTGAAGTCTTCGAAACTGGTAAACGTCTCCTGAAGGATTTGTATGAATCGCTCAACGTCTCTGGCGAATTTTCAACCTGCCTCAACGAGTCTGTTGCCATCAACACTCTGCCATGGCATCGTAAGGAGCTTGTTGAACTTTCTGAGGCTGAAGTTGGTGTTGCTTGTGGCGATGGCCAGCTGCTCAATCTCCGCACGTTTAAAAcacaagaagaaaagcctGCGGTTACCGTCATGGAGCAGTCTACTGATGTTTATGTCCTGCAGAACGAGCAACTCCGCGTTGTCGTCGAAAGCGGTGTCATTACATCCCTGTACGATGTGGTCAACGATCGCGAGGTTATTGAAAAGGGTGGAGAGGCCAACAAATTTGTCATCTTCGATGACATTCCCCTTTACTGGCAAGCATGGGATGTAGAGGTTTACCATCTCGATGCACGCAGAAAGGTCGAATATGGAAAGACAAAGATTTTCGAACAAAAGCCTCATCGAGTTACCCTGGTCACTGATGTCAAGATCAGCGAGAACAGTTACATCAAGTCATACACCACCCTCTCTGCAGCACTCAAAGGGCAACCTTCTCGGGTTGATGTCAGAGCAGACGTCAACTGGCACGAGGACTCCAAGTTCCTCAAGGTCGAGTTCCCCGTCAACGTAGTCAACACCGAGGCCTCCTACGAGACCGCTTTCAGCATCACCAAGCGGCCAACTCATTACAACACAAGTTGGGACATGGCCAAGTTTGAGGTGTGCTGCCACAAGTTTGCCGATCTCTCAGAGAACAACTATGGCGTTTCTATTCTCAACGACAGCAAGTATGGTTTTGCGACTGCAGGCAAGACGATGCGACTGTCACTCCTACGGGCACCCAAGGCGCCTGATGCCAACGCCGATATGGGACGCCATTCCATCCGATGGGCCATTCTACCTCACAAGGGCAGTCTATCGTCTACCACTGTTAAGGCTGCTTATGCTTTCAACAATCCCCTGAAGCCCGTTACTGCTTCAAAGGCCGTCTTAGAAAGTGTGTCCAGTGCGCCAATCAAGCTTGTCAATATTGATGAGTCTGACTCTCTTGTGCTGGACACGATCAAGCGAGGccaggatgatgaagatgtcagccgagatgatggcctgcgcatcaacaagggcaagagcATTATTCTTCGTGTGTATGAGTCCTTGGGAGGCCGCAGTCGTGGAGTTATTGAAACTAGTTTCGATGTCAAGCGTGTGACCAAAACGAACATCCTAGAGGATGAACTGGAGGAGATCCAGAAGGAAGACGGAAAGATCCCGATCACACTGCGACCGTTTGAGGTAGCAACTTTCAAGCTCGAGCTGTAG
- a CDS encoding kinase-like domain-containing protein: MAQVLLDLFYSFGNCLNCFPGNPNLKINNRSFKILRLLGEGGFSYVYLVEDTSTHELFALKKIRCPFGAESVQQAMREVDAYRLFSHVPTIISAVDHSVATERGADEATKTVYVLLPYYKRGNLQDMINANLVNHDRFPERRLMLLFLGVCKALRAMHDYKPAVERMHMGREEDELNHGERNNTRGKRTEEEEEGEQERGLLEEENQVSGGRSIQHYAHRDIKPGNIMIDDSGSTPILMDLGSVAPSPIPVTSQSLALQIQDTAAEHSTMPYRAPELFDVQTGMVIDTKVDIWSMGCTLYACLVGKSPFEMRSDETGGTLSLCVLGGDWRFPDEGPAGVKRSNSMRPQQGQQQQQAPAVEISEPIREVVRKCLRVEAAERPDIHELIEMVEEVIEELPDDSH; encoded by the exons ATGGCGCAAGTACTTCTGGACCTCTTCTACTCGTTCGGGAACTGTCTTAACTGCTTTCCCGGAAACcccaacctcaagatcaacaaccGGAGCTTCAAGATCTTAAGACTACTTGGAGAG GGCGGCTTCTCTTACGTATACCTCGTCGAAGACACCTCAACCCACGAACTTTTCGCACTCAAAAAGATCCGATGTCCCTTTGGCGCCGAATCGGTGCAGCAGGCCATGCGTGAGGTTGATGCCTATCGCCTCTTTTCTCACGTTCCAACCATCATATCCGCTGTCGACCATTCCGTCGCAACCGAGCGCGGCGCCGACGAGGCGACAAAAACCGTTTATGTCCTTCTGCCATACTATAAGCGCGGTAATTTGCAGGACATGATCAACGCAAACTTGGTCAACCATGATCGGTTCCCTGAGCGTCGTCTCATGTTGCTCTTCCTCGGAGTGTGCAAGGCTCTGCGTGCCATGCACGACTATAAGCCTGCTGTGGAGCGCATGCACATGGGTCGGGAAGAGGATGAGCTGAACCATGGTGAGAGAAACAACACACGAGGAAAGCGAacggaggaggaagaggagggcGAGCAAGAAAGGGGTctgctggaggaggagaacCAAGTCAGTGGAGGCAGGTCAATTCAGCACTACGCCCATAGGGATATCAAACCAG GCAACATAATGATCGACGACTCCGGCTCAACCCCGATCCTCATGGATTTAGGATCTGTCGCTCCCTCGCCAATTCCTGTTACGTCACAATCTCTGGCCCTCCAGATTCAAGACACGGCCGCTGAACATTCAACCATGCCCTATCGTGCCCCCGAGCTTTTTGATGTTCAGACTGGCATGGTGATTGATACAAAAGTTGATATTTGGTCCATGGGCTGCACTCTCTACGCCTGCCTTGTCGGCAAGTCTCCCTTTGAGATGCGCTCAGACGAGACTGGTGGTACTCTGTCCCTGTGTGTTCTCGGTGGCGATTGGCGCTTCCCTGACGAAGGACCTGCTGGCGTCAAGCGTTCTAATAGCATGCGCCCGCAGCAAGgacaacagcaacaacaagcaCCTGCGGTTGAGATCAGCGAGCCGATTCGCGAAGTCGTCAGGAAGTGTCTGCGTGTTGAAGCCGCTGAGCGACCGGATATTCACGAGTTAATCGAAATGGTTGAGGAAGTCATCGAGGAGCTTCCTGATGACTCCCATTAG